Proteins encoded together in one Neobacillus sp. FSL H8-0543 window:
- the miaB gene encoding tRNA (N6-isopentenyl adenosine(37)-C2)-methylthiotransferase MiaB — protein MNEKQRLEQTSQIKTDKSSSDRKSAEKDYSKYFDFSGAKVVKQEEGKTTYRITGRDITINDAPNLAEGKRRGKEQVNFVNDFSIPEDFKGMGNGRKFLIRTYGCQMNEHDTEIMAGIFLALGYEPTDNTEDANVILLNTCAIRENAENKVFGELGHLKSLKLEKPDLLIGVCGCMSQEESVVSKILKTYQQVDMIFGTHNIHRLPNILHEAYMSKEMVVEVWSKEGDVIENLPKVRRGKIKAWVNIMYGCDKFCTYCIVPFTRGKERSRLPGEIIQEVRQLAAQGYKEVTLLGQNVNAYGKDLEGVKYGLGDLMDELRKIDIPRIRFTTSHPRDFDDHLIEVLAKGGNLMNHIHLPVQSGSTDVLKIMARKYTREQYLELVTKIKAAIPDVSLTTDIIVGYPNETDEQFEETMSLYREVGYELAYTFIYSPREGTPAAKMQDNVPIEVKKERLQRLNALVNELSLEAMKKHEGQIVEVLVEGESKNNPEVLAGYTTKSKLVNFVAPKEVIGKVVKVKITEARTWSLNGEMVEELEPVEVK, from the coding sequence AGAAGGATTACAGCAAATACTTTGATTTTAGCGGTGCAAAAGTGGTTAAACAAGAAGAAGGAAAAACTACTTATAGAATTACTGGGCGGGATATAACGATTAATGATGCTCCGAACCTGGCTGAAGGTAAACGTCGCGGTAAAGAACAAGTTAATTTTGTTAATGATTTTTCAATCCCTGAAGATTTTAAGGGTATGGGTAATGGGAGAAAATTCTTAATACGCACATACGGCTGCCAGATGAATGAGCATGATACCGAAATAATGGCAGGAATCTTTTTAGCTTTAGGCTATGAGCCGACAGATAACACAGAAGACGCAAATGTCATTCTTTTAAATACATGTGCTATTCGCGAGAATGCTGAGAATAAAGTCTTCGGTGAGCTTGGGCATCTAAAGTCCTTGAAATTAGAGAAGCCCGATTTACTTATCGGTGTTTGCGGGTGTATGTCACAGGAAGAATCGGTTGTTAGTAAAATTTTGAAAACCTATCAACAGGTTGACATGATTTTTGGTACACATAATATTCATCGACTGCCAAATATCTTGCATGAAGCATACATGTCAAAGGAAATGGTAGTTGAGGTATGGTCAAAGGAAGGAGATGTGATTGAAAACCTTCCTAAAGTCCGTCGCGGAAAAATTAAAGCGTGGGTTAACATTATGTATGGCTGTGATAAGTTCTGTACGTATTGTATCGTGCCATTTACACGCGGGAAAGAACGAAGCAGACTTCCAGGGGAGATTATCCAGGAAGTCCGCCAATTGGCTGCACAAGGCTACAAGGAGGTTACTCTTCTAGGCCAGAATGTAAATGCCTATGGGAAAGACCTGGAAGGTGTTAAGTATGGTTTGGGTGACTTAATGGATGAATTACGGAAGATAGATATACCGCGCATACGTTTTACAACCAGCCACCCGCGTGATTTTGATGACCATTTGATTGAGGTGCTTGCAAAAGGCGGTAATTTAATGAACCATATTCACCTGCCAGTTCAATCAGGATCAACAGATGTATTAAAAATCATGGCTCGTAAATATACAAGGGAACAATATCTTGAATTAGTAACTAAAATTAAAGCAGCGATTCCAGATGTATCGTTAACAACAGATATTATCGTTGGGTATCCAAATGAAACCGATGAGCAATTTGAAGAAACAATGTCATTATATCGGGAAGTGGGTTATGAACTCGCCTATACGTTTATTTACTCACCTCGTGAAGGTACTCCTGCGGCAAAAATGCAAGATAACGTGCCTATAGAAGTGAAAAAAGAACGTTTGCAGCGTTTAAATGCGTTAGTTAATGAACTCTCCTTAGAGGCAATGAAGAAGCATGAAGGTCAAATCGTTGAAGTTCTTGTCGAAGGGGAAAGCAAGAACAATCCAGAAGTGCTTGCAGGCTACACTACTAAAAGTAAGCTTGTAAACTTTGTTGCACCAAAAGAGGTAATTGGAAAAGTTGTCAAAGTGAAAATTACAGAAGCAAGAACATGGTCATTAAATGGAGAAATGGTGGAAGAACTAGAACCAGTAGAGGTGAAATAA
- a CDS encoding RicAFT regulatory complex protein RicA family protein: MAKYTKDDIVARAKELANMIAETEEVDFFKRAEAQIHVNTKVSTLISDIKGLQKQAVNLQHYGKPEALKKVENKIASIEQELDEIPVVQEFKQSQIEVNELLQLIATTISNKVTDEIIESTGGDVLRGETGAQVKNGGSCGGHDHDHNHDH; the protein is encoded by the coding sequence ATGGCGAAATATACAAAAGACGATATCGTAGCACGGGCAAAAGAATTAGCAAACATGATTGCTGAGACTGAGGAAGTTGATTTCTTCAAAAGGGCAGAAGCGCAGATTCATGTTAATACTAAGGTGAGTACTTTAATTTCTGATATTAAAGGTTTGCAAAAGCAAGCTGTTAATTTACAGCATTATGGAAAACCTGAGGCCTTGAAGAAAGTTGAGAATAAAATTGCTTCTATTGAACAGGAATTAGACGAAATCCCTGTTGTTCAAGAGTTTAAGCAATCTCAAATAGAAGTAAACGAATTACTTCAACTTATTGCTACAACTATTTCTAATAAAGTAACCGATGAAATTATTGAATCTACAGGTGGAGACGTACTGCGCGGGGAAACAGGCGCGCAAGTAAAAAATGGCGGATCTTGCGGCGGTCACGACCACGACCACAACCACGATCATTAA
- a CDS encoding outer spore coat protein CotE, which yields MGEYREIITKAVVAKGRKFTQSNHTISPAHSPTSILGCWIINHKYNAKKVGKTVEIHGSYDINVWYSFNDNTKTEVVTERVQYTDVIKLKYRDHDCLDDDEICAKVLQQPNCCEAVISPNGNRIIVHVEREFLVEVIGETKVCVAVNPKGCSSDDEDWGLDVDDEEFEELNPDFLVGSEEE from the coding sequence ATGGGAGAATACAGAGAGATAATTACGAAGGCCGTAGTAGCGAAAGGGCGTAAATTCACCCAGTCCAATCATACAATAAGCCCGGCACACAGTCCAACCAGCATTCTTGGCTGTTGGATCATCAACCATAAATATAACGCAAAGAAGGTAGGGAAAACAGTAGAGATTCATGGCTCTTATGACATCAACGTTTGGTATTCTTTTAATGATAATACCAAAACTGAAGTAGTCACTGAGCGTGTACAATATACTGACGTCATTAAGTTGAAATACCGTGACCATGATTGCTTGGACGATGATGAGATTTGTGCAAAAGTGCTGCAGCAGCCAAATTGCTGCGAAGCTGTCATCTCACCTAATGGCAATCGTATCATCGTTCATGTTGAGAGAGAATTCCTTGTGGAAGTAATCGGTGAAACCAAGGTATGTGTTGCGGTTAATCCTAAGGGCTGCTCATCGGACGATGAAGATTGGGGATTGGATGTAGACGACGAGGAATTTGAAGAACTCAACCCAGATTTCTTAGTCGGCAGTGAAGAAGAATAA
- a CDS encoding GNAT family protein: MKFPALETQRLKLVEITYNHVESLFEVLSLEEVTKYYGTDPFTSRGEAIKLIDLFQKIFFEKRGIRWGIVLKHNYKLIGTLGLNNLQLNNKRAEIGYEIHPYYWRKGLTTEAIREVLRYGYEELALFRIGAVVYPENEASLTLLNKFGFTNEGLLRAYMYQNNQLYDTYILSLLRPEWEKGQEE, translated from the coding sequence ATGAAATTTCCTGCATTGGAAACGCAGCGTCTGAAGTTGGTTGAAATTACATATAATCATGTCGAAAGCTTGTTTGAGGTGTTATCACTCGAAGAAGTGACAAAATACTATGGGACCGACCCCTTCACTTCCCGCGGTGAGGCAATAAAATTAATTGATTTATTTCAAAAAATCTTTTTTGAAAAACGCGGTATTCGTTGGGGGATTGTTTTAAAACACAATTATAAATTAATCGGTACCTTGGGGCTAAATAACTTACAGTTAAATAATAAACGTGCCGAAATCGGTTATGAAATTCACCCGTATTATTGGCGGAAGGGATTGACAACTGAGGCTATTAGAGAAGTTCTGCGTTATGGCTATGAAGAATTGGCTTTATTCCGAATTGGTGCCGTTGTTTACCCGGAAAACGAGGCTTCCCTTACTCTTTTAAACAAATTTGGTTTCACTAATGAAGGATTACTTCGCGCCTATATGTACCAAAATAATCAATTGTATGACACCTATATTTTATCGTTATTAAGACCTGAATGGGAGAAAGGCCAAGAGGAATAA
- a CDS encoding serine/threonine protein kinase, giving the protein MEIERYTKLIGKELLPHIQLLTQGPFDPIIVENHSHSWKTIGSGNYAGVFSHDANPKWVVKVYGRSPEALKKEIEVYEKLGKHSTFSTLIGYGENYLILKRIKGITLFNAVVKGVPIPESVIKDVDKGLDYARGVGLNPFDVHGKNIVMFDGRGYIVDVSDFYKQGTCRKWADLKKAYYKIYRPFLYRFHPSIPYFLLDFVRKGYRLYRKIKKD; this is encoded by the coding sequence ATGGAAATTGAGAGGTACACAAAATTAATTGGAAAAGAGTTGCTGCCACATATACAATTATTGACTCAAGGTCCTTTTGATCCGATTATTGTGGAAAACCATTCACACTCGTGGAAGACCATCGGAAGCGGCAATTATGCAGGGGTTTTTTCACATGATGCGAATCCAAAATGGGTGGTAAAGGTGTATGGAAGGAGTCCGGAAGCACTGAAGAAAGAAATAGAGGTATATGAAAAACTAGGAAAGCATTCAACTTTTTCAACACTAATTGGGTATGGAGAAAATTATTTGATATTAAAAAGAATCAAAGGTATTACTTTATTTAATGCTGTTGTAAAAGGCGTACCTATACCTGAATCCGTCATTAAAGATGTTGATAAAGGCTTAGATTATGCCAGGGGAGTGGGCTTGAACCCTTTTGATGTCCATGGAAAAAATATTGTCATGTTTGACGGGAGAGGTTATATTGTCGATGTTTCCGATTTCTATAAGCAAGGAACTTGCCGCAAATGGGCTGATTTAAAAAAAGCCTATTATAAAATTTATCGGCCATTTCTTTATAGATTCCACCCTTCTATTCCTTACTTCCTTCTAGATTTTGTTAGAAAAGGGTATCGATTATACAGGAAAATTAAAAAGGACTAA
- the adhE gene encoding bifunctional acetaldehyde-CoA/alcohol dehydrogenase: protein MAVAEKVLEEKQTEMMVDRLAQQGAKALTEFRSFNQEKVDEIVKQMALTSLENHVHLSKLAVEETQRGIFEDKISKNMFATEMIYNSIRNLKTVGIISKNELEGTFEIAEPVGVIAALVPVTNPTSTVIYKSLISLKTRNPIIFAFHPMGHHSGRATAKLLKDAAIRAGAPENCIQWVETTSLSAINMLMRHPKVSLILATGGSSMVKAAYSSGKPAIGVGPGNVPCYFEKTANIKSSVQDLLLSKTYDNGMICASEQALIIDKEIYTEVVIEMIANNCYFLNEEEKLKLEKIAIKEDTLSLNPAVVGLPAYKIAGMAGIEVPLETKILVVELDGVGPKYPLSCEKLSPILACYKAHSLEEGLKFAEETLEYGGLGHTASIHTANQAVIERYAIQMRAGRILVNTPSAQGATGNVYNDFLPTLTLGCGTYGGNSVSTNVGALNLINIKKAAKRNVNAQVLRTPPQIYYKKNSVQALELIPGIKKAFIVTSPSSMNNGYVDKVLHYLKKRPDFIRFDVYSEVEPDPCIESVIKGAELMRNSQPDVIIALGGGSVMDAAKGMWVFYEQPEAAFNSLKQKFLNPRKRVVTFPKLRGKAKLIAIPTTSGTGSEVTSFTVISDKQGNIKYPLSDPELLPDIAIIDPQFVMTVPKHITADTGMDVLTHAIEAFVSVVSNDFSDGQIIKAIQLVFEYLPRAYRNGEDELAREKMHYASTMAGMAFNNAYLGINHSLAHAVGAEFNIAHGRANSLFLPHVIRFNAKNPTKFTPFAGYDHYIAAERYAELAKMLGFPSKTTEEGVESLIKAIVSLAEELDMPMSMEECGVDQAEFESKICELALHAFNDPDTNVNPKRPLMRELADLLHLAYKKI from the coding sequence ATGGCAGTTGCAGAAAAGGTGTTAGAAGAAAAACAAACGGAAATGATGGTTGACCGTCTTGCCCAACAAGGAGCAAAAGCGTTAACAGAATTCCGCAGTTTCAATCAAGAAAAGGTCGATGAAATTGTGAAGCAAATGGCGCTTACTTCCTTAGAAAATCATGTGCATTTATCTAAACTGGCAGTTGAAGAAACGCAACGAGGAATTTTTGAAGATAAGATTTCAAAGAATATGTTTGCAACAGAAATGATTTATAACAGCATTCGAAATCTAAAAACAGTTGGTATTATAAGTAAGAATGAGCTTGAAGGAACCTTTGAAATTGCTGAGCCTGTTGGCGTTATTGCTGCACTCGTTCCTGTTACAAACCCAACTTCCACGGTTATCTATAAATCGCTTATTTCGTTAAAGACGAGAAATCCAATTATCTTTGCATTTCATCCTATGGGACATCATTCAGGAAGAGCAACAGCTAAATTACTAAAAGACGCTGCAATAAGAGCAGGAGCTCCGGAAAATTGTATCCAGTGGGTTGAAACCACAAGCCTTAGTGCCATAAATATGCTGATGAGACACCCAAAGGTCTCCCTTATTCTCGCAACAGGCGGCTCGAGTATGGTGAAGGCAGCCTACAGCTCTGGTAAACCAGCAATTGGTGTTGGTCCTGGAAATGTGCCTTGTTATTTTGAAAAGACAGCCAATATTAAGAGTTCTGTCCAGGACCTCCTTTTATCAAAAACGTATGACAACGGAATGATCTGTGCTTCAGAGCAGGCACTCATTATTGATAAAGAGATCTATACAGAAGTTGTAATTGAAATGATTGCAAACAACTGTTACTTCCTTAATGAGGAGGAAAAACTCAAATTAGAAAAAATCGCTATTAAGGAAGATACCCTTTCTCTCAATCCAGCGGTTGTAGGGTTACCCGCGTATAAAATTGCTGGTATGGCTGGAATTGAAGTACCATTAGAAACGAAGATTTTAGTTGTTGAATTAGATGGAGTAGGACCAAAGTATCCGCTTTCCTGTGAAAAATTAAGCCCTATACTTGCCTGTTATAAGGCGCACAGCTTGGAGGAGGGACTAAAGTTTGCTGAAGAAACACTTGAATATGGAGGACTTGGCCATACAGCGTCCATTCACACTGCCAATCAAGCGGTTATTGAACGGTATGCAATACAAATGAGGGCAGGTCGAATTCTTGTCAACACACCTTCTGCCCAAGGGGCTACCGGAAACGTTTATAATGACTTTCTGCCAACTCTAACACTCGGCTGCGGTACATATGGTGGGAATTCTGTATCAACAAATGTCGGTGCTCTAAACTTAATAAATATCAAGAAAGCGGCAAAAAGGAATGTAAATGCACAAGTATTGAGGACTCCGCCACAAATTTACTATAAAAAGAACTCGGTTCAAGCTTTAGAGTTAATTCCTGGTATCAAAAAAGCATTCATTGTCACTAGCCCGTCTTCAATGAATAATGGTTATGTTGATAAAGTGCTTCATTACTTAAAAAAGCGACCGGACTTTATCCGCTTTGATGTCTATTCAGAGGTAGAACCAGACCCTTGCATTGAATCGGTCATTAAGGGTGCTGAGTTAATGAGGAATTCACAGCCGGATGTCATTATCGCTCTTGGCGGTGGTTCTGTAATGGATGCTGCAAAAGGCATGTGGGTTTTTTACGAGCAGCCTGAAGCCGCCTTCAACTCATTAAAACAGAAGTTTCTGAATCCAAGAAAACGAGTGGTCACCTTCCCGAAACTGCGTGGCAAGGCTAAGCTAATTGCCATACCTACCACCTCTGGTACAGGATCAGAGGTTACATCATTTACAGTTATTTCTGATAAGCAGGGGAATATTAAATACCCACTTTCAGATCCCGAACTATTACCGGACATAGCAATAATCGATCCGCAATTTGTCATGACTGTTCCTAAGCATATTACTGCCGATACGGGTATGGACGTCTTAACCCATGCAATAGAAGCTTTTGTCTCTGTTGTATCAAATGACTTTTCCGATGGACAGATCATTAAAGCCATTCAACTAGTATTTGAGTACCTGCCAAGGGCTTACCGAAACGGCGAGGATGAGCTGGCACGGGAGAAAATGCACTACGCATCTACCATGGCTGGGATGGCATTCAATAATGCGTATTTAGGTATTAATCATAGTCTCGCCCATGCAGTTGGAGCAGAGTTCAACATTGCACACGGACGTGCAAATTCACTGTTTTTACCTCATGTGATTCGCTTCAATGCAAAAAATCCTACTAAATTCACACCGTTCGCTGGATATGACCACTATATTGCCGCTGAGCGGTATGCGGAGCTTGCTAAAATGCTTGGTTTCCCTTCTAAGACTACTGAAGAAGGAGTAGAAAGCCTTATTAAGGCAATTGTCAGTCTGGCAGAAGAATTAGACATGCCAATGAGTATGGAAGAATGCGGAGTGGATCAAGCAGAATTTGAAAGTAAAATATGTGAATTAGCCCTTCATGCCTTTAATGATCCAGATACAAATGTCAATCCAAAGCGACCGTTGATGAGAGAACTTGCAGATCTTCTTCATTTGGCATATAAAAAGATATAA
- a CDS encoding TraB/GumN family protein, producing the protein MSYGSENITRIHLDDKEVILIGTAHVSKYSAEQVKEVVEMEKPDSICVELDEQRYQSIMDKNKWKEMDIFKVIKEKKATLLLMNLAISSFQNRMAKELGVSAGQEMIQGIESAKETGANLVLADRNIQITFSRIWGNIGLKGKIMLLAQIFASIFTKGSISEEELEKMKNQDTINAILTDFTDVFPRLKKPLIDERDQYLAQKIKEAPGKKIVAVLGAAHVPGIMKEITKEQDLERLREVPPKSKTPKVIGWTIPILIIAIIAYTFYTNPAAGAQQTLSWVLWHGTFSALGTAIAFGHPLTILTAFVVSPITALDPITAAGWFAGIVQAYIRRPSVSDFENLAEDVTSVKGFWSNKVTRILLIVVLANLGSTIGTVIGGADVVRLFFENI; encoded by the coding sequence ATGTCATATGGTTCTGAAAATATTACTAGAATACATCTAGATGATAAAGAAGTTATCTTAATAGGCACTGCTCACGTGTCAAAATACAGTGCGGAGCAAGTAAAAGAAGTGGTTGAAATGGAAAAACCTGACTCTATATGTGTAGAATTAGATGAGCAAAGATATCAATCAATTATGGATAAAAATAAGTGGAAAGAGATGGATATATTTAAGGTAATTAAAGAAAAGAAAGCAACGTTACTTTTAATGAATCTGGCAATCTCTTCCTTTCAGAATCGGATGGCAAAAGAATTAGGGGTTAGTGCAGGACAGGAGATGATTCAAGGGATTGAGTCAGCTAAAGAAACTGGTGCAAATCTTGTTCTTGCCGATCGTAACATTCAAATCACCTTCTCCCGTATCTGGGGAAATATTGGGTTAAAAGGGAAAATAATGCTTCTAGCACAGATTTTTGCGAGTATTTTCACTAAGGGAAGCATTTCAGAAGAAGAACTGGAAAAGATGAAGAACCAGGATACAATTAACGCGATCCTTACTGACTTTACTGATGTCTTCCCAAGATTGAAGAAACCATTAATTGATGAACGTGACCAGTATTTAGCCCAGAAAATAAAAGAGGCTCCAGGAAAAAAGATCGTTGCTGTTTTAGGAGCTGCACATGTTCCTGGAATAATGAAAGAAATAACCAAAGAACAGGACCTAGAGCGTTTAAGAGAGGTTCCTCCCAAATCCAAAACCCCTAAAGTTATTGGCTGGACGATTCCAATCCTGATAATAGCGATTATAGCCTATACTTTTTATACCAATCCTGCAGCTGGTGCACAGCAAACACTCAGTTGGGTGCTATGGCATGGAACTTTCTCCGCACTAGGAACGGCAATCGCCTTTGGACATCCGCTGACCATACTTACAGCTTTTGTTGTCTCACCGATAACTGCCTTGGACCCAATTACCGCAGCCGGCTGGTTTGCTGGAATTGTCCAAGCATATATCCGCAGGCCAAGTGTAAGCGATTTTGAAAACCTGGCAGAAGATGTGACAAGTGTGAAAGGGTTTTGGAGTAATAAGGTAACCCGTATTCTGCTTATTGTTGTATTGGCAAACCTAGGAAGTACGATTGGAACGGTAATCGGCGGAGCAGATGTCGTTCGTTTATTCTTTGAGAATATATAA
- a CDS encoding CAP domain-containing protein encodes MIKKPIGILITAVMTIGLTACNNNGDNAAGDNRTARVDRNKTTMNVGNGRNVRNNDNYYNNRYNADGTRGGILLGNGRDDGIDHNGPLTEDYSNNDNSDSDIVRGRNVNNNNYRRNNDRTGYNVNNPGTNRNGFNVNNENKRRNNVNINRDRNNNIVGTNNFDQSKLMVNDHDSNMIGISADSTTINSKQYPHTRAILIQEAKYKYIPFGSVQWYQYGTNQQGNQQQQQGQKPTTEAPKQQAPIAQAPAPKPAAPTPAAPAPKPAAPAPAAPAPKPATPAPAPAGEASQYVQQVINLTNAERSKKGLPALKADTQLNGVAQKKSVDMQQNNYFSHTSPTYGSPFDMMRDFGVTYKSAGENIAQGQRTPQEVVTAWMNSEGHRKNILSGNFTHIGVGFEKTGNHWTQMFIGK; translated from the coding sequence TTGATAAAGAAGCCTATAGGCATACTTATAACTGCAGTAATGACGATAGGACTTACCGCATGTAATAACAATGGAGATAATGCAGCAGGTGACAACCGTACTGCAAGGGTAGATAGGAACAAGACAACAATGAATGTTGGTAATGGCAGAAATGTTCGAAATAACGACAATTATTATAACAATCGCTATAATGCTGATGGCACTCGCGGCGGCATATTGCTTGGAAATGGACGAGATGATGGAATTGACCATAACGGTCCATTAACCGAGGATTATTCAAATAACGATAACAGTGATAGTGATATTGTCCGCGGGAGAAATGTAAACAATAATAATTACCGTAGAAATAACGATCGTACCGGGTATAACGTAAACAATCCTGGTACCAACCGAAATGGTTTTAATGTGAACAATGAAAATAAAAGACGGAACAATGTAAACATTAATCGAGATCGAAACAACAACATTGTTGGGACCAATAACTTTGACCAATCAAAATTAATGGTTAATGACCATGATAGTAATATGATCGGTATTTCAGCCGATTCAACAACGATCAATAGTAAACAATATCCACATACAAGAGCGATACTGATTCAGGAAGCAAAGTATAAGTATATTCCCTTTGGTTCGGTTCAATGGTATCAATATGGGACGAACCAACAAGGAAACCAACAACAGCAACAAGGACAAAAACCAACAACTGAAGCACCAAAACAACAAGCACCAATAGCACAAGCGCCCGCGCCGAAACCGGCAGCACCAACACCAGCAGCGCCCGCACCGAAACCGGCAGCACCAGCACCAGCAGCTCCTGCGCCAAAACCAGCTACGCCGGCACCAGCACCAGCCGGAGAAGCTAGTCAATATGTACAACAAGTAATTAATCTAACAAATGCTGAGCGGAGCAAAAAAGGGCTTCCTGCATTAAAGGCAGATACTCAGCTTAACGGTGTGGCTCAAAAGAAGTCAGTCGATATGCAGCAAAACAATTATTTCTCACATACGAGTCCAACGTATGGATCTCCCTTTGACATGATGAGAGACTTTGGCGTGACATATAAATCAGCGGGAGAAAACATTGCCCAGGGACAACGAACACCACAAGAAGTCGTAACTGCTTGGATGAACAGTGAAGGTCATCGCAAAAACATCCTAAGCGGAAACTTTACTCATATTGGAGTAGGGTTTGAAAAGACAGGAAACCACTGGACACAAATGTTTATCGGCAAGTAA